DNA from Bradyrhizobium diazoefficiens USDA 110:
TCTGGGCGAACTGGCGCGGGCTGGAGAGCCTGTTGAAGGCGCAGCTCAAGCTTGGCCCGTGCAAGATGGTGCCGAACGAGCGGATCGAGGACGGCGTCAACTGCTCGGTGCCGATCGCAACGCCCGGCTTCTATCCGATGGTCGCGGACGGTCGCATCAAGGCGGTGTTCGGCACGTTCGATTATTACGAGGGCGACAGCATCGTGATGAGCGGCGGCGAGCGCGTCGGCGCCGACGTCGCGGTGCTCGCGATCGGCTACAAGCTCGGCGTGCCGTTCCTGCCCGCGGCCTATCAGCAGAAACTGGTCGACGCGGACGGTCAGTACCGGCTCTACCGGCTGATCGCCAACCCCGATCTGCCGGAGCTTGGCTTCGTCGGCTTCAACTCCTCTTTCTGCACCGTGCTCTGCGCCGATCTCGCCGCCAACTGGCTGGTGCGCTACGCCGACGGCCAGCTCGCCAACCAGCCGACGGCGCAGGCGATGCGCGACAACATCGAGATGATGCTGCACTTCAAGCGCGTCGAGCGGCCGGCCGCCGGCGTCTATGGCGGCTTGTGCGTCGCGCCCTATCACTATCGCCATTTCGACGAGCTGATGGCCGATATCGGCGCCAGGAACCAGAAGCGCGGCGGGCTCGCCGGACACTTCCAGCCGCCGGATGCGGATGCCTATGCGAAGTTCCTGGCGACGGCGCCGGACTACCGGGCCACAGCGTAAGGTCGGAGAACCCGGGCTGAGCGGGATTTGCAACTCGCCAGTCCGCGCGTTTGATGTTTACGATCCCATGATCGACGAATCTCCGGCACACGGGAACCCGCCATGGGACGACGATGTCACGCCGCCGCAGCCCTGGCGGTGCTTGGGCTGATCCTCACGACGTTCACGGCGAGCCAGGCACAAACGCTCACGGCGAGGCAATCGGAGGCGCTCGCCACCTACGATCGCGCGCTCGGCGATTTCAAATCCATCCTTGCCGAGCGGCGCCGACAGATCGCGGCGAAGGAGCCGCTGCCGAACCTGCCGGGACAGGCGCTCTATCTGGCACGCGTCGCGGTCATCAGTGCTTACAAGGATCTCACCGACGCCATGCCGTCGCGGATCGGCAAGCCCAACAAGTTCGAGATTCCGCCGGCCTATTTCGACGCCGACATCGAGCCGCTGGTCGACGAATATGCTGGACTCTTCGAGATCATGGAGGCGCCGCCCGCCGGCGCGCAGAACTCGCCGACGCCGTTCAAGGACGTCGTCGATCTCGCAGTCGCTATCGCGCGCGCCAAGGGACTTGCGTCTGGCCACGCCGAAGCTGCGGGACGTATCAGCCTCGGGCTGTTCTTTGCCGAGACCAACGGCAAGCAGAACGTCCGCAATGCGCGCTCGAACACCTATATGGGCAGCTTCCAGACCGGCCCGTCCGAGGACCGCAACGGCCGCAGGAAATGGGAGTCTATCAAGAGCGAGATCGCGGCGGCCGATCCCGCGCTGGCCGCGCGTGACGACAGGGAAGAGGCACGCGCCCGCGGCACCGATCATCGTTTCAATCACTGGACCAATGTCCGCAACGGTCTGATGAACGCGCATGCGGATCTGTTCCGGGAGATCCCGGGAATCGTGAAGACGCTGCCCGACCCGATCGACCAGATGAAGCTGTTCGAGCTGATCCAGATCGTTCCCACCCCGACGCGGTCCGCGCTCAAATCGGGCGATCTCCTGAACTACCGGGTGTCGAGCCCCACGATCATGAGGCACTTGCGCAACAACAGCATCTTCGCGTTCGGCCAGGCCGACAGATCGCGCAGCTCGGCAAGCTTCCGCGAGATTCTCGCTGCGATGTGGTTGTACAACCGGAAGTTCGAGAAGGCGATGGCGAAATACGCGGAGATCAGGGCGCACTGAGGCATCGGTTGTAACCGCTACCGGACGTAGTAGGCTCGTGATCTCATCAGCAGCACGGGCAGTATCATGCGCATCCTCATCCTTGGCGGCAGCCAGTTTCTCGGACGCGCGATTGCGGCCCATGCCTGCGCCAACGGTCACGACGTGACCTGCGCCGCCCGCGGTCTCGCCGGGCCGATCGCGGCAGGCAGCCGACTGATCCGGATCGATCGCGACGTCGCGGACGGTCTCGCGCCGCTCGCGGGTGAGACATTCGATGCCGTCGTCGACGTCTCGCGTCATCCCGGCCAGGTTCGCCGCGCCGTCGCGGCGCTGAAGCGGCCGGGCATGCACTGGACCTTCGTCTCCACGATCAGCGTCTACGCAGACAACCGCATACCGGGACAACGCGCCGACACGGCGCCGCTGCGCGAGCCCATGATCGAAGACGTCGAGCACAGCGCCGACGCCATTTATGGCGCCGCCAAGGTCGCGTGCGAGCAGGCCGTCGGCACTGATGCCTTCATCTGCCGGGCCGGCCTCATCGCCGGGCCGGAGGATCCGACGGGACGGTTCGCGTACTGGCCGGCCCGGCTTGCGCGCGGCGGCGAGGTGCTGGCGCCGGGAGCGCCTGACGATGCCGTCCAGTTCATCGACGTGCGCGATCTCGCACAATGGATCGTGCATGCGGCCGAGGTTGGCCTGACCGGCATCTATGACGGGATTGGACCGGTGCGCACGCGCGGCGAATTCCTGACCGAATGTGCATCCGCGCTGAACTCCGCCTGCACCTTCACCTGGGTCGATCGCGCCTTCCTGGAAGCGCATGACGTACGGCGCTGGGCAGGTCCGCGATCACTGCCGATGTGGCTGCCCCTGCCCGACTTCGCCGGCTTCCTGACACGCGACACCTCGCCGGCACGCGAGGCCGGATTGACCTCGCGCCCGGTGGCCGCCACCGTGCGCGATACGTTCGACTGGCTCCGCGCCGGCAACGGGCCGGTCATCGGTCTCACCAGAGACGACGAGAAGGACGTGCTCGCCGCGTGGCACGCGGGCATGACGAGCTAGGGCAGACTCATAATCTTGATATCGTCTTGTGACCGACAGCGGTCGTTCCTTGGTAACGACGACATGCAGAAGGGCGAGATCACCCGCCACAATTCTAGATAGAGTGTGAGCTGGTTCATATCGGCGGCCCCATGCCGCGCGTAGCTTGGCGAGAAGATGTCTCGCTTCCCGGCGCCAAGGCGTCATGGGTTTCCGGACGTCAAGTCGAGCGAACATCTGTCAACCCATAGGAGGACAGGTCATGAAGTTCGCAGCACTGCTTTTGATCTTTGCTCTCGCCGCATTCGCGACGGCTATTCCGGCAGATTCGGCCAACGCATGCGCGCGCCCCTGCGGAAACTATTGTTGCGGATAATCGGCGGAGAATTCCAATGCGCCCATTGATCAAGTGGGGGACATTAGTGACGATCGTGAGCATCGCACCACTGGCATCCGTGGCTGCGATACGTCACCACACGCCCCCAAATAAACTCAACGAAGCAATCACCGCTATCGGCTTTCACCCGATAACGCCGCCGGTGCTCCTGCGCGCTCCAGGCTCCATCTATCATGTCTCTCCGAACGGCCAGGATTACGACATGCTGTGCGAAGTCTCGCCTGAGCGACTGGTTGGCGTCACCCGCACGTCATCTTCTGCAACCCAAGTCACCTCCGAACTACGAAAGACGCAATATTCGCTCGACTCAAAAGTCGTGCGTTCGATTCAGTCACATACCGATGCAAAATTGGCGGAAGCTGTAAAGCTGGAGCTCGATGACGTTCAAGTGCTGGAGATCTCACTTGAAGACCTATCAATCATCGCTGAGGAGCTGTTCCGTCGCGAGTCCTGTGATCGGGAAGTGAAACGGTATCTGGAAAACGGCGAGTACGTTTGCCAGGGACAGCGGGTCCTCAAGGCGTCGACGAAATACGTGGCGGCCTACGACAATTCAGCGGCGGGCTCCGTGGAACAAACGACAGACCTGATAAAGAATAATTTCGATCCGACTGTCAGCATACAGGGCGGTCAGAGCGTCTCCGGAGCGAACCTTTATTACGGGATGAGACTGGCACCGCGGTGTCTATCCCTCAGGGATGCCAAAAGGCAGCCACGGCCACCGTTCTCGCTCTGGGACAGACTGGTCAATCACTTTCCTTCGCTCGAGTTCTTTTGAATATAGCCGCGACACGCCGTGGCAACGGCCAGCGTGTTCATGCAGGCGACAACCGACTCTTTTGGCTCAACCGCGGCGACCACGGCCGAGGCCTTGGTGGCGCCGGCGCCCCCCGCACGCCCAGACCGCTTTTATACACACACGCCCTAATTTTCCGGCTTGTATCCGTCCGTCAGGGTCTTCAGGAACGCGATGATGTCGGCCTCTTCCTGGTCCGTCATCGCCGGTCTGTCGCCGGGGTGGCGGTCGAACGGCGGATCGGTGACGTCGACATTGGCGTGATATTTTTGCGGCAGGTCGTCGTATTTCCGCACCGCGCCGTCGGCGGCGCGCGGAAAGACCTTCTCCGGATTGGTGTCGCG
Protein-coding regions in this window:
- a CDS encoding SDR family oxidoreductase, yielding MRILILGGSQFLGRAIAAHACANGHDVTCAARGLAGPIAAGSRLIRIDRDVADGLAPLAGETFDAVVDVSRHPGQVRRAVAALKRPGMHWTFVSTISVYADNRIPGQRADTAPLREPMIEDVEHSADAIYGAAKVACEQAVGTDAFICRAGLIAGPEDPTGRFAYWPARLARGGEVLAPGAPDDAVQFIDVRDLAQWIVHAAEVGLTGIYDGIGPVRTRGEFLTECASALNSACTFTWVDRAFLEAHDVRRWAGPRSLPMWLPLPDFAGFLTRDTSPAREAGLTSRPVAATVRDTFDWLRAGNGPVIGLTRDDEKDVLAAWHAGMTS